From Rubrivirga sp. SAORIC476, a single genomic window includes:
- a CDS encoding LytTR family DNA-binding domain-containing protein, translated as MTCLVVDDDPIARALVERFVERHDALTLVGACEDAVEAANVVARRRAAEMPLELLFLDVEMPDMSGLELAEAIGAGPSGSRPQVILITSKEEYAREAFDVEVTDYLIKPPTYGRFVKAVERALARTEAAPSAPADPDTLFVKADGRLVRLDLREVAWIEAQKDYVLFHTEARDHLVHSTMKALEARLPDAFVRVHRSYLVRLDRIGDVEDSSLVVGRKVIPVGATYRGPLLERLNTL; from the coding sequence ATGACCTGCCTCGTCGTCGACGACGATCCCATCGCGCGGGCGCTCGTCGAACGCTTCGTCGAGCGCCACGACGCGCTCACCCTGGTCGGCGCCTGCGAGGACGCCGTCGAGGCGGCCAACGTGGTCGCCCGCCGCCGCGCAGCCGAGATGCCGCTGGAGCTCCTGTTCCTCGACGTCGAGATGCCCGACATGTCGGGTCTGGAGCTGGCGGAAGCCATCGGCGCCGGGCCGTCGGGGTCGCGCCCCCAGGTGATCCTGATCACGTCCAAGGAGGAGTACGCCCGCGAGGCGTTCGACGTGGAGGTGACCGACTACCTGATCAAGCCGCCCACGTACGGGCGCTTCGTGAAGGCCGTCGAGCGCGCCCTCGCCCGCACCGAGGCCGCGCCGTCGGCCCCGGCCGACCCCGACACGCTGTTCGTCAAGGCCGACGGGCGGCTGGTCCGTCTCGACCTTCGGGAGGTGGCGTGGATCGAGGCGCAGAAAGACTACGTGCTCTTCCACACCGAGGCCAGGGACCACCTCGTCCACTCGACGATGAAGGCGTTGGAGGCGCGGCTGCCGGACGCGTTCGTGCGCGTCCACCGCTCCTACCTCGTCCGCCTCGACCGCATCGGGGACGTGGAGGACTCGTCTCTGGTGGTCGGCCGGAAGGTGATCCCGGTCGGGGCCACCTACCGGGGCCCGCTGCTGGAGCGGCTCAACACGCTCTGA
- a CDS encoding sugar transferase has protein sequence MLTPRPSRAKRAFDIVASAGALVVLSPVLLLAALAVRLESRGPVFYASWRVGAGYRRFRLFKFRTMYPDADQRLKDLAHLNQYAAPVSAPTGCPDCARLGAEAEGATCSPLLVGDAGAVVCEAAHRRQQAAGPAFFKLQNDPRITRVGRFLRNTSIDELPQLVNVLRGDMSLVGNRPLPLYEAEQLTADGAVARWMAPAGLTGLWQVTQRGTGEVSPQERIALDNTYAERHGLGFDLRLILKTVPALFQSENV, from the coding sequence ATGCTGACTCCTCGCCCCAGCCGCGCCAAACGCGCCTTCGACATCGTCGCCTCCGCAGGCGCGCTCGTCGTCCTCTCGCCTGTGCTGCTGCTGGCGGCCCTCGCCGTCCGGCTGGAGTCGCGCGGGCCGGTGTTCTATGCCTCGTGGCGCGTCGGCGCGGGCTATCGCCGCTTCCGCCTCTTCAAGTTCCGGACGATGTACCCGGACGCCGACCAGCGGCTCAAGGACCTGGCGCACCTCAACCAGTACGCCGCGCCCGTGTCCGCCCCGACCGGCTGCCCCGACTGTGCCCGCCTCGGGGCCGAGGCCGAGGGGGCGACGTGCTCGCCGCTGCTCGTCGGCGACGCCGGGGCGGTGGTCTGCGAGGCCGCGCACCGCCGCCAGCAGGCTGCCGGGCCCGCCTTCTTCAAGCTCCAAAACGACCCCCGCATCACGCGCGTCGGCCGCTTCCTGCGCAACACGAGCATCGACGAGCTGCCGCAGCTGGTCAACGTGCTCCGCGGCGACATGTCGCTGGTGGGCAACCGGCCGCTGCCGCTCTACGAGGCCGAGCAACTCACGGCCGACGGCGCGGTCGCGCGCTGGATGGCGCCCGCCGGGCTGACCGGTCTGTGGCAGGTCACCCAGCGCGGGACGGGCGAGGTCTCGCCCCAGGAGCGCATCGCGCTCGACAACACCTACGCCGAGCGCCACGGGCTGGGCTTCGACCTCCGCCTGATCCTCAAGACCGTCCCCGCGCTCTTCCAGAGCGAAAACGTCTAG
- a CDS encoding UDP-glucose/GDP-mannose dehydrogenase family protein, which produces MNISVIGTGYVGLVSGTCFAEMGHTVRCVDIDADKVTALQNGAIPIYEPGLEVFFDRGVREGRLTFTTELAGAVETTDVVFLALPTPPAEDGSADLQYVLGVADQIGRLLADNDWGYKVLVDKSTVPVGTARRVAEAVEAHGLTAGVDFDVVSNPEFLREGAAVDDFMKPERVVVGTSSASAGEIMRRLYAPFVRSGNPVIVMDEESAEMTKYAANALLATKITFMNEIANLCDRVGADVDQVRRGIGTDSRIGPKFLYAGIGFGGSCFPKDVQALHRTAREEGYDFQILDAVLRVNDAQKHVLVPHVLEALADGAGRLDGRRIALWGLAFKPHTDDVREAPAHVLIREFVRLGAEVVAFDPEAVETTQAAFAREPLVGPGSLTYAATVYEAAQDADALVVATEWPEFRRPDMERVRRSMVQPVVFDGRNVFEPAQMVASGFTYRSIGRPTPSAPVEHAAPFADRPALASSRTARTIPSREVG; this is translated from the coding sequence ATGAACATCTCCGTCATCGGCACCGGCTACGTCGGCCTGGTTTCCGGCACCTGCTTCGCCGAAATGGGCCACACGGTCCGCTGCGTCGACATCGACGCCGACAAGGTCACCGCGCTCCAGAACGGCGCCATCCCGATCTACGAGCCCGGCCTCGAGGTCTTCTTCGACCGCGGCGTCCGCGAGGGCCGCTTGACGTTCACGACCGAACTGGCCGGGGCCGTCGAAACGACCGACGTGGTCTTCCTGGCACTCCCGACGCCGCCCGCCGAGGACGGCTCGGCTGACCTGCAGTACGTGCTCGGCGTGGCCGACCAGATCGGTCGGCTGCTCGCGGACAACGACTGGGGCTACAAAGTGCTGGTCGACAAGAGCACCGTGCCGGTCGGCACCGCCCGGCGCGTGGCCGAGGCCGTCGAGGCCCACGGGCTGACGGCGGGCGTCGACTTCGACGTGGTCTCGAACCCCGAATTCCTCCGCGAGGGCGCGGCCGTGGACGACTTCATGAAGCCCGAGCGCGTCGTCGTGGGCACGTCGTCGGCGTCGGCGGGCGAGATCATGCGGCGGCTCTACGCACCGTTCGTCCGCTCCGGCAACCCGGTGATCGTGATGGACGAGGAGAGCGCCGAGATGACCAAGTACGCGGCCAACGCTCTGCTGGCGACCAAGATCACGTTCATGAACGAGATCGCGAACCTGTGCGACCGCGTCGGGGCGGACGTGGACCAGGTGCGCCGAGGCATCGGGACGGATAGCCGGATCGGGCCGAAGTTCCTCTATGCGGGCATCGGCTTCGGCGGCTCGTGCTTCCCGAAGGACGTGCAGGCGCTCCACCGGACGGCGCGCGAGGAGGGCTACGACTTCCAGATCCTGGACGCGGTCCTCCGCGTCAACGACGCCCAGAAGCACGTCCTCGTCCCCCACGTCCTGGAGGCGCTGGCGGACGGCGCGGGCCGCCTCGACGGCCGCCGCATCGCGCTCTGGGGCCTGGCCTTCAAGCCGCACACCGACGACGTCCGCGAGGCGCCGGCCCACGTGCTGATCCGCGAGTTCGTCCGCCTCGGCGCCGAGGTGGTGGCTTTCGACCCGGAGGCCGTCGAGACCACGCAGGCCGCGTTCGCCCGCGAGCCGCTGGTCGGCCCGGGCTCGCTGACCTACGCCGCGACGGTCTACGAGGCCGCCCAGGACGCCGACGCGCTGGTGGTCGCGACCGAGTGGCCCGAGTTCCGGCGCCCCGACATGGAGCGCGTCCGCCGGTCGATGGTCCAGCCCGTCGTGTTCGACGGCCGCAACGTGTTCGAGCCGGCGCAGATGGTCGCGTCCGGTTTCACATACCGCTCCATCGGCCGCCCGACGCCGTCGGCCCCGGTGGAGCACGCCGCGCCCTTCGCCGACCGCCCGGCCCTGGCGAGCTCGCGGACGGCGCGCACGATCCCTTCTCGGGAGGTTGGCTGA
- a CDS encoding response regulator transcription factor, which yields MPDSSRTVLVVDDDPVMLAFLDRAVGAEYAVVSAADGAAALDRVRAGGVDLVVADLKMPGLDGFAFTEALRADERTARLPLLILSGSDTSADRIRCLRLGADDFVAKPFNPEELMARIANLFRRLG from the coding sequence ATGCCCGACTCCTCACGAACGGTGCTGGTCGTCGACGACGACCCCGTCATGCTCGCGTTTCTGGACCGCGCCGTCGGGGCCGAGTACGCGGTCGTGTCGGCGGCGGACGGGGCGGCCGCGCTGGACCGGGTCCGCGCGGGCGGCGTGGACCTCGTCGTGGCGGACCTCAAGATGCCCGGCCTGGACGGGTTCGCGTTCACCGAGGCTCTCCGGGCCGACGAGCGGACGGCCCGGCTGCCGCTGCTCATCCTGTCGGGCAGCGACACCAGCGCGGACCGCATCCGCTGCCTCCGCCTCGGGGCCGACGACTTCGTGGCGAAGCCGTTCAACCCCGAGGAACTGATGGCGCGCATCGCCAACCTGTTCCGTCGGCTGGGGTAG
- a CDS encoding PAS domain-containing sensor histidine kinase: MPLSRRDPALLYELSLAVGSSLDPREAARTFAAALVERLGLDGAEVWADTCALDATVTTHGLDLLVRVGEPVPVSEATRDAARHAPALAGATAVLPLPEVGVLAFHRADERPFIEIEADALGQVVDKFAVSLRGALAHCQLQRGTEERDRAESASRLAAERLAALIRTSPAAVLVETADRRVTLANQTFCDLFGIPAPPDALVGMDCAAAADESAALFADPPAFLANVDRLLDARERVTSEVLEMADGRMLERDYVPILLDGTYAGHLWEYRDVTDRLRGAREIDRLRQFYESVLESIPAQLAVFDPDGRYLFVTPSAIGDPERRAAVIGRTDEEYAVMRGLPPEIPVKRMQTIRDVAASQEPIQFEESFRTREGAMRHFVRFVSPVVDEAGTTTQVLGYGLDITDRKAAEEALAASEALKRGVFESALDAVITIDTAGRILEFNPAAERTFGHRAADVIGHVMADLIVPPALRDAHRAGMERYLATGHGPVLGTRIEVPALRADGSEFPCELAINPVRLDDNREVFTATLRDITEQKAAQDALAESEGRYKQIVEHSQDLIYRADLSGRFTFANAVAAHRTGHPEADLIGMPFWDLVAEDQRADVVAFYARQIADLEPNTYLELPIVTADGETVWIGQNVQLLMEDGEPVGVQAVARDVTERRRVMDELVAARETAERASRAREEFLANMSHEMRTPLNAVLGMGELLRETALDGEQRHFLDALSFSADQLLALINDLLDVAKIESGQIQFERVPFRLDEVVEGVAEALRFRAADKGLALALDLAPAVPTRLVGDPVRLNQILLNLLSNAVKFTERGRVRLCVEVDAVRDTEVALRFTVEDTGVGIPEAKLADVFERFTQARSDTTRRFGGTGLGLAIVRELTERQGGTVTVTSTEGRGSTFVVCLAFALAESAPEALPDAAEADLTGARLLIVEDNPLNQFVARRMLESWGAAVEVAENGREGVEAVEAAHAQGAPFDLVLMDIQMPEMDGFEATRRIRGQHAAADLPVLALTASALVEQRGQMDAAGMDGLVLKPFKPVHLRRAVAAHLGRTTAPPDPDATAGAADTLVDLAQLEENVEGDHPFMLRLIDLFIDLVPVSVRTLETALATDDLEGLASAAHKLKSSAGILGIGPLHALLSEVERLATEGQPARLPETVEATVATAAAAVDELHRLRPTLTTP, translated from the coding sequence ATGCCGCTCTCCCGACGCGACCCCGCCCTGCTCTACGAGTTGTCGCTCGCCGTCGGGTCCTCGCTGGACCCGCGGGAGGCCGCGCGGACGTTCGCGGCGGCCCTGGTGGAGCGCCTCGGGCTGGATGGCGCCGAGGTGTGGGCCGACACGTGCGCACTGGACGCCACCGTGACGACCCACGGGCTCGACCTCCTCGTCCGCGTCGGCGAGCCGGTGCCGGTCTCCGAGGCGACGCGCGACGCGGCCCGCCACGCGCCTGCCCTGGCCGGCGCCACGGCGGTGCTGCCGCTCCCCGAGGTGGGCGTGCTCGCCTTCCATCGGGCCGACGAGCGACCGTTCATCGAGATCGAGGCCGACGCCCTCGGCCAGGTGGTCGACAAGTTCGCCGTGTCGCTGCGCGGCGCCCTCGCCCACTGCCAGCTCCAGCGCGGGACCGAGGAGCGCGACCGGGCCGAGAGCGCGAGCCGCCTCGCCGCCGAGCGGCTGGCGGCGCTGATCCGCACGTCCCCGGCGGCCGTCCTCGTCGAAACCGCCGACCGGCGCGTGACGCTCGCCAACCAGACCTTCTGCGATCTCTTCGGCATCCCTGCCCCGCCCGACGCCCTCGTGGGCATGGACTGCGCCGCCGCCGCGGACGAGTCGGCGGCGCTCTTCGCAGACCCGCCGGCCTTCCTCGCCAACGTCGACCGGCTGCTCGACGCCCGGGAGCGCGTCACCAGCGAGGTGCTGGAAATGGCCGACGGCCGGATGCTGGAGCGCGACTACGTCCCCATTCTGCTGGACGGGACCTACGCGGGGCACCTCTGGGAGTACCGCGACGTGACCGACCGCCTCCGCGGCGCACGCGAGATCGACCGCCTCCGCCAGTTCTACGAGTCCGTCCTGGAGTCCATCCCGGCCCAGCTGGCCGTGTTCGACCCGGACGGGCGCTACCTCTTCGTCACGCCGAGCGCGATCGGCGACCCGGAGCGGCGCGCGGCGGTGATCGGGCGGACCGACGAGGAGTATGCGGTCATGCGCGGCCTCCCGCCCGAGATCCCGGTGAAGCGCATGCAGACGATCCGCGACGTGGCGGCCTCGCAGGAGCCCATCCAGTTCGAGGAGTCGTTCCGGACGCGCGAGGGCGCGATGCGCCACTTCGTCCGCTTCGTGAGCCCGGTCGTGGACGAGGCCGGGACGACGACCCAGGTGCTCGGCTACGGGCTCGACATCACCGACCGGAAGGCGGCCGAGGAGGCGCTCGCAGCCAGCGAAGCCCTCAAGCGCGGCGTTTTCGAGTCGGCCCTGGACGCGGTCATCACCATCGACACGGCGGGGCGCATTCTCGAGTTCAACCCCGCCGCCGAGCGCACCTTCGGGCACCGCGCCGCCGACGTGATCGGCCACGTGATGGCGGACCTCATCGTGCCTCCGGCGCTGCGCGACGCGCACCGCGCGGGCATGGAGCGCTACCTCGCCACCGGCCACGGCCCCGTCCTGGGCACGCGCATCGAGGTCCCTGCCCTCCGCGCCGACGGCTCCGAGTTCCCCTGCGAACTGGCCATCAACCCGGTCCGCCTCGACGACAACCGCGAGGTGTTCACGGCCACGCTCCGCGACATCACCGAGCAGAAGGCGGCGCAGGACGCGCTCGCCGAGAGCGAGGGCCGCTACAAGCAGATCGTCGAGCACAGCCAGGACCTGATCTACCGGGCCGACCTCTCCGGACGGTTCACGTTCGCCAACGCCGTCGCCGCCCACCGCACGGGCCACCCCGAGGCGGACCTGATCGGGATGCCGTTCTGGGACCTCGTCGCCGAGGACCAGCGCGCCGACGTGGTCGCGTTCTACGCCCGCCAGATCGCCGACCTGGAGCCCAACACGTACCTCGAACTGCCCATCGTGACGGCAGACGGCGAGACGGTGTGGATCGGGCAGAACGTGCAGTTGCTGATGGAGGACGGCGAGCCGGTGGGCGTGCAGGCGGTCGCCCGCGACGTGACCGAGCGCCGCCGCGTGATGGACGAGTTGGTGGCCGCCCGCGAGACGGCCGAGCGCGCCAGCCGCGCCCGCGAGGAGTTCCTCGCCAACATGAGCCACGAGATGCGGACGCCGCTCAACGCGGTCCTCGGCATGGGCGAGCTGCTCCGCGAGACGGCGCTCGACGGCGAGCAGCGCCACTTCCTCGACGCCCTCTCGTTCTCGGCCGACCAGTTGCTGGCGCTCATCAACGACCTGCTGGACGTGGCCAAGATCGAGTCCGGCCAGATCCAGTTCGAGCGCGTCCCCTTCCGCCTCGACGAGGTGGTCGAGGGTGTGGCCGAGGCGCTCCGGTTCCGGGCAGCCGACAAGGGGCTCGCGCTGGCGCTCGACCTCGCCCCGGCGGTCCCGACCCGCCTCGTCGGCGACCCGGTGCGGCTCAACCAGATCCTCCTCAACCTGCTCTCGAACGCCGTCAAGTTCACCGAGCGCGGGCGCGTCCGCCTCTGCGTCGAGGTGGACGCGGTGCGCGACACGGAGGTCGCCCTGCGGTTCACCGTCGAGGACACCGGCGTCGGCATCCCGGAGGCCAAGCTGGCGGACGTCTTCGAGCGCTTCACGCAGGCCCGCAGCGACACCACGCGCCGGTTCGGCGGCACCGGCCTCGGGCTGGCCATCGTCAGGGAGCTGACCGAGCGGCAGGGCGGCACGGTGACCGTCACGAGCACCGAGGGCCGGGGCAGCACGTTCGTGGTCTGCCTCGCGTTCGCCCTCGCCGAGTCGGCCCCGGAGGCGCTGCCGGACGCCGCCGAGGCGGACCTGACGGGCGCGCGGCTGCTGATCGTCGAGGACAACCCGCTCAACCAGTTCGTCGCCCGCCGGATGCTGGAAAGCTGGGGCGCCGCCGTCGAGGTGGCCGAGAACGGCCGCGAGGGCGTCGAGGCGGTCGAGGCCGCGCACGCCCAGGGGGCGCCGTTCGACCTCGTCCTGATGGACATCCAGATGCCCGAGATGGACGGCTTCGAGGCGACCCGCCGCATTCGCGGGCAGCACGCGGCGGCCGACCTGCCCGTCCTCGCGCTCACCGCGTCGGCGCTCGTCGAGCAGCGCGGCCAGATGGACGCCGCAGGCATGGACGGGCTCGTGCTGAAGCCGTTCAAGCCCGTCCACCTGCGCCGCGCCGTCGCCGCGCACCTCGGCCGCACGACCGCCCCGCCCGACCCCGACGCGACCGCGGGCGCCGCCGACACGCTCGTGGACCTGGCGCAGTTGGAGGAGAACGTCGAGGGCGACCACCCCTTCATGCTGCGCCTGATCGACCTGTTCATCGACCTCGTGCCTGTCTCGGTCCGCACCCTGGAGACAGCCCTCGCCACCGACGACCTGGAGGGCCTGGCGTCGGCGGCTCACAAGCTGAAGTCGTCGGCCGGGATCCTGGGCATCGGCCCGCTCCACGCGCTGCTATCCGAGGTCGAGCGGCTCGCCACCGAGGGCCAGCCCGCCCGCCTCCCCGAGACCGTCGAAGCCACCGTCGCCACGGCCGCCGCCGCGGTCGACGAGTTGCACCGCCTTCGCCCCACCCTCACGACACCATGA
- the coaD gene encoding pantetheine-phosphate adenylyltransferase, whose protein sequence is MERLALYPGTFDPVTYGHLDVLERALHVFDRIEVTVAVNASKQTLFSIEDRVGLVQACVADLDGHDRISVTAFEGLLVDHARATGAVALVRGLRQVSDFDYEFRMALANRRLHPELQTVFLMPAEAHTFVAASIVRDIHRWGGDVSSFVPPVVVEALAGLRDTPRP, encoded by the coding sequence GTGGAACGCCTCGCCCTCTACCCCGGCACCTTCGACCCCGTCACGTACGGTCACCTGGACGTGCTCGAGCGGGCCCTCCACGTGTTCGACCGGATCGAGGTCACCGTCGCCGTCAACGCCTCCAAGCAGACGCTCTTCTCCATCGAGGACCGCGTCGGCCTCGTGCAGGCCTGCGTCGCCGACCTCGACGGCCACGACCGGATCTCGGTGACCGCCTTCGAGGGACTCCTCGTGGACCACGCCCGCGCGACCGGCGCCGTCGCCCTCGTGCGCGGCCTCCGGCAGGTGTCCGACTTCGACTACGAGTTTCGGATGGCGCTCGCCAACCGGCGCCTCCACCCGGAGCTCCAGACCGTCTTCCTGATGCCGGCCGAGGCCCACACGTTCGTGGCCGCCTCCATCGTCCGCGACATCCACCGGTGGGGGGGGGACGTGTCCTCGTTCGTGCCGCCGGTCGTGGTAGAGGCGCTCGCGGGCCTCCGCGACACCCCCCGACCGTGA
- a CDS encoding pyridoxal phosphate-dependent aminotransferase, whose amino-acid sequence MTTPAPALDTLSPRVAAMQPSATLAISGRAAALRREGRDVIALSAGEPDFPTPAPIVEAAHQALRDERFSYTPNPGIPELREAIAEKLRTENGLDVTAAQVVCSNGAKQSVAQALLAICQPGDEVLIPAPYWVSYPEMARLAGATPVAVEATAAAEYKLTPDQLEAAITERTRVLILNSPSNPTGAVYSPDELEGLAAVLRRHEHVAIISDEIYERVVFDATFAAFGALDGMGHRTATVNGFSKVFAMTGWRLGYLAAPAWWSGATAKIQSQLTSGPSSITQYAAMAAFTLGAEPIDTMVAAFRERRDAVLARLRALDGVTCPTPQGAFYLFPDVSALYGRTTPDGTEITGSVSLCTYLLEAHDVALVPGEAFGSDAGVRLSYATDLDTLMRACDRIEAGVTGLR is encoded by the coding sequence ATGACGACCCCGGCCCCCGCCCTCGACACCCTCAGCCCGCGCGTCGCGGCCATGCAGCCGTCGGCGACGCTGGCGATCTCCGGACGCGCCGCCGCACTGCGCCGCGAGGGCCGCGACGTGATCGCCCTCTCGGCCGGCGAGCCCGACTTCCCGACACCCGCCCCCATCGTCGAGGCCGCCCACCAGGCGCTCCGCGACGAGCGCTTCAGCTACACGCCCAACCCCGGCATCCCGGAGCTGCGCGAGGCCATCGCCGAGAAGCTGCGGACGGAGAACGGGCTCGACGTGACCGCCGCCCAGGTCGTCTGCTCGAACGGCGCCAAGCAGTCCGTCGCCCAGGCGCTGCTCGCCATCTGCCAGCCCGGCGATGAGGTCCTGATCCCGGCGCCGTACTGGGTGAGCTACCCCGAGATGGCCCGCCTCGCGGGCGCCACGCCCGTCGCCGTGGAGGCCACCGCGGCCGCAGAGTACAAGCTCACGCCCGACCAGCTGGAGGCCGCCATCACCGAGCGGACGCGCGTGCTGATCCTCAACAGCCCGTCCAACCCGACCGGCGCGGTCTACTCGCCCGACGAACTGGAGGGCCTCGCGGCCGTCCTGCGTCGCCACGAGCACGTCGCGATCATCTCGGACGAGATCTACGAGCGCGTCGTGTTCGACGCGACCTTCGCGGCCTTCGGCGCGCTCGACGGCATGGGGCACCGGACGGCGACCGTCAACGGCTTCTCGAAGGTCTTCGCCATGACGGGCTGGCGGCTGGGCTACCTCGCCGCACCCGCATGGTGGTCCGGCGCGACGGCCAAGATCCAGAGCCAGCTCACCAGCGGCCCGTCGTCCATCACGCAGTACGCCGCGATGGCCGCCTTCACGCTCGGCGCCGAGCCCATCGACACGATGGTCGCCGCCTTCCGCGAGCGCCGCGACGCCGTCCTGGCCCGCCTCCGCGCGCTCGACGGCGTCACCTGCCCGACGCCCCAGGGCGCCTTCTACCTCTTCCCGGACGTGTCGGCGCTGTACGGCCGCACGACGCCCGACGGCACGGAGATCACGGGCAGCGTCTCGCTCTGCACCTACCTCCTCGAAGCGCACGACGTGGCGCTCGTCCCCGGCGAGGCGTTCGGCTCCGACGCGGGCGTCCGGCTCTCCTACGCCACCGACCTCGACACCTTGATGCGCGCCTGTGATCGCATCGAGGCCGGCGTGACGGGGCTGCGGTAG
- a CDS encoding LruC domain-containing protein, protein MVSLRFALFVLATLTASGLVGCDATAPDAPEAEGLAGLTVPAGFDFATTRAVEVRVRALDTAGRPLAGVPVDINDASGRRLATGLTPADGTLVLSLAVPADLDALTARPRYLGLPDSVALTVSGGVAAGTVGGVPRAVGVGRVAGPSARMAAGFATLGTWDGNGVPDYLEPTRDPIDAGLLATLNASLPENAPVPDAHPQYLADGNDTDVVLTDEADVWVTFVHEGAGWRNALGYYTYDASAPPQSAAQIDARTIVFPNVSFAGSGGGLVSGDKVRLGRFPAGTGIGWFLVANGWTGGGVGDGTHVVYSNPAFNPEPDASLRQHNVLLRDDERELLLLGFEDVRRDDIPFVCDQDFNDAVFFVSSNPVEAIASGDVPTVTDPGSDPSADADNDGILNGSDADPYDPSVAAVLHLPAEGTDGSVAFEDLWPGRGDYDFNDLVADYHLTVGLDAQNRATRIDAEIAVQAIGAGYRNGLVLALPIPRGGIASVTGASLTRGVFALAGSGAESGQSLAIVPLFDDAYALVQRPGGYFVNTQSEAPRTDAGRVTVRIALSSPVAVSALRLDELDLFLVVDGERGREVHLPGRAPTAKADASRFGTSADATEPGTPRTYVTAEGLPWALHLPEAFAYPLERAPLDAGHLRFVTWARSGGSTADDWYRDLPGHRDAGYLFAR, encoded by the coding sequence ATGGTCTCGCTCCGATTCGCTCTCTTCGTCCTCGCCACCCTCACGGCCAGCGGCCTGGTCGGCTGTGACGCCACGGCCCCCGACGCGCCCGAGGCGGAGGGCCTCGCCGGGCTGACCGTCCCGGCCGGGTTCGACTTCGCCACCACGCGCGCCGTCGAGGTCCGCGTCCGGGCGCTCGACACCGCCGGGCGTCCGCTGGCGGGCGTGCCGGTCGACATCAACGACGCGAGCGGGCGGCGGCTGGCGACCGGCCTCACTCCGGCCGACGGCACCCTCGTGCTGTCGCTCGCCGTCCCGGCCGACCTCGACGCGCTCACGGCGCGGCCCCGCTACCTCGGCCTGCCCGACTCGGTCGCGCTGACGGTGTCGGGCGGCGTCGCCGCCGGCACGGTCGGCGGCGTGCCTCGGGCGGTCGGGGTCGGCCGCGTGGCCGGGCCGTCGGCGCGGATGGCGGCGGGCTTCGCAACGCTCGGCACCTGGGATGGCAATGGCGTGCCGGACTACCTGGAGCCAACGCGCGACCCCATCGACGCGGGCCTGCTGGCGACGCTCAACGCGAGCCTCCCCGAGAACGCGCCCGTCCCCGACGCCCACCCGCAGTACCTCGCCGACGGCAACGACACCGACGTGGTGCTGACCGACGAGGCCGACGTGTGGGTCACGTTCGTCCACGAGGGCGCGGGCTGGCGCAACGCGCTCGGCTACTACACCTACGACGCGAGCGCGCCGCCGCAGTCGGCCGCCCAGATCGACGCCCGGACGATCGTCTTCCCGAACGTGTCGTTCGCGGGCAGCGGCGGCGGGCTCGTCTCCGGCGACAAGGTCCGCCTCGGGCGCTTCCCGGCGGGCACCGGCATCGGCTGGTTTCTCGTCGCTAACGGGTGGACGGGCGGCGGCGTCGGCGACGGGACGCACGTGGTGTACTCGAACCCGGCGTTCAACCCCGAGCCCGACGCTTCGCTCCGCCAGCACAACGTGTTGCTGCGCGACGACGAGCGCGAACTGCTGCTGCTCGGCTTCGAGGACGTCCGCCGGGACGACATCCCGTTCGTCTGCGACCAGGACTTCAACGACGCCGTGTTCTTCGTCTCGTCGAACCCCGTCGAGGCCATCGCCTCGGGCGACGTGCCGACGGTGACCGACCCGGGCTCCGACCCCTCGGCCGACGCCGACAACGACGGCATCCTCAACGGCTCCGACGCCGACCCCTACGACCCGTCCGTCGCCGCCGTCTTGCACCTGCCCGCCGAAGGGACCGACGGCTCGGTCGCCTTCGAGGACCTGTGGCCCGGCCGCGGCGACTACGATTTCAACGACCTCGTCGCCGACTACCACCTGACGGTCGGGCTGGACGCGCAGAACCGCGCCACGCGCATCGACGCCGAGATCGCCGTCCAGGCCATCGGCGCGGGCTACCGGAACGGGCTGGTGCTGGCGCTCCCGATCCCCCGGGGCGGCATCGCGTCCGTCACCGGCGCGTCGCTGACGCGGGGCGTGTTCGCCCTGGCCGGGAGCGGCGCAGAGAGCGGTCAGTCGCTGGCGATCGTCCCCCTCTTCGACGACGCCTACGCGCTGGTGCAGCGCCCCGGCGGCTACTTCGTCAACACCCAGAGCGAGGCGCCGCGCACCGACGCCGGCCGGGTGACGGTCCGCATCGCGCTGTCGAGCCCGGTCGCCGTCTCGGCCCTCCGTCTCGACGAACTGGACCTCTTCCTGGTGGTCGACGGCGAGCGGGGCCGCGAGGTCCACCTGCCCGGCCGCGCCCCGACCGCCAAGGCCGACGCGTCGCGCTTCGGCACCTCCGCGGACGCGACGGAGCCCGGCACACCCCGCACCTACGTGACGGCCGAGGGGCTGCCGTGGGCGCTCCACCTGCCCGAGGCCTTCGCCTACCCGCTGGAGCGCGCGCCGCTCGACGCCGGGCATCTCCGGTTCGTGACCTGGGCCCGCTCCGGCGGCAGCACCGCCGACGACTGGTACCGCGACCTGCCGGGCCACCGCGACGCCGGGTACCTCTTCGCGCGCTAG